Below is a genomic region from Alosa sapidissima isolate fAloSap1 chromosome 19, fAloSap1.pri, whole genome shotgun sequence.
TTATCTATCAAACACCACAGCAGTTGACTTGTACAAGTTGACTTCGCACACGTACATCAATGTTTTTTATTACAGGTTTACTACAACATCTGCAATTTTTTTCCCAAACACAAAGAAACAGTCAACCAACAAATCTATTTCTGTCTATGCATTTTATCTAAAAGAACAGGGCACCATCTAGTGGGTCAAAACCAGTCTCCAGCGTTTTGAAGTCAGTCTCACCTTCTGACTCTACTTCCACCGTATCAATAGGCTCTACGGTCTCTGTGTCGGTCATATAACCAAACATCGCCATGGCACACTGCTCAAACGCCTCCTCCAGGGAATCACCCCAGGAGTGGAGTCTGGGAAACAGAGAACACCAAGTGTCACCTTCTGGTGGCTATATTACAAGGACCCAATTAAAACTTTCAACCAGAGTTACTTACTGTACATCTGCAGTGTGATccaaatctgcaaaacacacaagaagttgatttttttttttttttttctggcctTTTGCCTTTATATCGACAGGGCAATGAAGAGAGATAGGAAgtggatgggagagagagagataggagggaTAGAGACATGACCACAGGCCAAAATCGAACCTGGGTTCCCATGGGCACTGAGACCCAAATGTGGTATGGTGCTGCCTCTTGCGCCACAGTTGTGAGTGGGGATTAGCTATGAATGGTGAATGTTCCATGTCCATCCCCCCCTTGCTTGCTAGCGTGGGGATACCTGACTGTATCTGTTTTCATGATATTTAGTCTCTGCTTTATTGTAATCGCCAAAGGGGCATAGGGCAAAGTCCTGTGTGTAAACTCACTTCCTGGATCAGAATCTACATACAAGAGAGACGCAACACTGCTACAGACTGCCACTGCCACTCAGCTGTAACTGGAGAATTGTGTCTTTCGAGCTATACTGTCATTGTTTCTAATAAATATACACATTGTTCTGAAACACACCACGTGAAACCCAACAGATCCAAAACTTGGCTAACTAGCAATCGCTAGCATAAGTTAGCTTTCAGTAGATGATACACAGCCTCTCAGCATTACTCACATTCATATTTCTTATTGATAGCTGGGTATTTGGACTTGATTGCTATTTGCTCTTCGGTGAGATCCAGTTGACGATCATCCATTGTAAAGTATTTCCATAGAGTATTCCACTTCTTAAATGTTACAAGCAGAGAAGTTTGCCTTCTTCTTCTCTGAGATTTTACGACAGCCTGCATCCTGATAGTTGCATTACTGCCATCTTCTGGACACTGCTATAAAACCACGTTTATTAGGCCTAAGAGGTTATACCTGTTTTTGTCAGTTTTCAAAGTAGGCTAAAAGTCACTCTTCCTAGGCTACAACAGTGTCAGAACCCATTAGCAATTCTCTGGTGGCATGCTGTAGCCTATCTGTATAGCGCGCCATGCCAGTACCTTTATACGGCTCTGGCGTATGCTAACAACTCACTTCTTAGGTCCAATGGTCTAATGTATTGTTTTTGATTAAACCTAATTCAGTGACTTTTATCCTTTATTTATGGTGGACAAAGAATATGTACTAAGATAAATAAGAAGACCACTGGTCATTTTGGGCATGATATTTACATTAATCTGTTTTTAAGGTAAATAATAGTAGcctttagcctagaaatctagacgcaccctagcgggtCTGGCTCGTTAGGCTAAGTAGCCTTGGGATCACATGCAATATGCATCTTCAAATAGGCTACCCTACAATATTTTTTTATCCCAAGTAGAAGTATGTCAACAATAAAAATCAGATATTGCTTTGTCATAGATGCATGTGGTTTGTgtagggagaaaaaaaatactgtacTGTTGTTGGGGGCTCGTGCCACTCGGCTACAGTCCTGCGATACAGTCCTGTACAACTAACCAACTATACTAACCCTAATCCATGGGACAGTAGCCCGGGACAGTAGGCAAGTGGCACACGACAGTATAGTACGATATTAGGAAAGTGGCGGGACAATAGGCAAGTGGGACACACCACCAAGACTACAGTACTGCTACTGCAAATTAACTGCAGTAGCAGTACTGGCAATGGTGCCAGCCAGATTATATCTCAGACAGATTAATGAGTCTATCCCAGCATAGGATGTTGGACAGGTTTACAGACCTGTGGGGAGTGGTTTCTGGTGATGTCATATGGAAAGCAATTCTGATgacaatgaatgaatgcatttgtttattgtatATGAATTAATTTGTATGTTTATTGTCCTTATACACAGGTACAACTAAATTATGTGTAGCCTTGCTCAGTTCAGTTTAAATGTGATGAACAGCATGACTGTTGTAGACAAATactatataggcctatttgaatCTGTTCACAAATTTGGAAAAAGTCACAGAATAATTTGTTGAGGGTAAGAATGTTGTGGTTCATCTCTCAATTTTGATTTAGATTGCTATAGCTACATCAGACAAATGAGGTTGATTTAATGCACATTCAGACACTTTCTTTTAATCATGCCTTTACAATGACATAATCACTGTGGGCCTAGACACCTATCATACATAGAATCACTTCAATCAAACTTTCAGAAGTGCTCAGCATTATAATCATAGCATATTTCAATATGTATATTTTAGATTATAATATTTTGCCAAAATGTGTTTGGCAGGGTCAGCAGAGTATACATGATCAACAATAGACTATTTAACATATATGTTGAAATATCACTGCAAACATACAGATGATCATGTATGTTGATTACATGATAATAACTGGCTCCTGGGTAAATTGATCTTCCAATAGTGACTGCTCACAAGTCTTCTCCTCCACCACTGGCCATGTCTGTATGCTCACTGATGCTAATGCTACACCTGTGTAGAAAATATAGCATTGTTTATTACATTAAAATGCAAGGGGGAAGAAAGGTCTTCGTTTTCAAATCTGTAAGAACTACATAGACAAAGTCATGTCTTTGAATTCAGAATTACACAAAATATAATGTGAAAGGAAAACTGAaagtattttttcatttttactttCGAAGGCTGAACCTTTCAGAATGCATCTAAGATATAAGCAACACAAAGTCACATGTTTGCCTACCCTCGCTCCTCCACAGGGATGAGCATCTTTAACTATCATGAAGTAGTACATGCATGATAATACGATTGCTCTTGTCTGTATAATGTGAGGTGTAGTGAAAGTAGTGGATACCCATAAGACTGAAGCTCCAGTAGAAGGCTGTTCTTGAGCTGCTTCAGCTCTGCATTGGCCATCCTCTGCATCTGCAGATCAGT
It encodes:
- the zbtb8os gene encoding protein archease; the protein is MQAVVKSQRRRRQTSLLVTFKKWNTLWKYFTMDDRQLDLTEEQIAIKSKYPAINKKYEYLDHTADVQLHSWGDSLEEAFEQCAMAMFGYMTDTETVEPIDTVEVESEGEDMESLLFHFLDDWLYKFSADLFFIPREVKVLHIDRMRFRIRSIGWGEEFSLPKHPQGTEVKAITYSAMQIHDKDKPEIFVIIDI